The genomic DNA GCACGACTCGATGATATCTTGCAGGTTCCGGGGACGGTCGCCGCTATCCGTTTCCTGGATGACGGCTCCCTCGCCGAGCAGGTCGGGGATATCTCCGCGGCCCACGCGGATCTGGCCTCGGATATGTGCGATGCCACAAACCACATGATGCAGCAGGAGGCCGACCTGTTCTCCGCCTATTCCGGCATGCGCGGCTGGACGCCCCCGGAAGGCTGGGTGATGTATGGCCAGGAATACAGTATCTGGGCCCTGGGCAAGATCGCCTGTATCGTGAGAACCACTGAAGTATCCCATAACGATCTTTACCGGGCACTGGCCCGTTTGGCCCATTTCTGATGCCGAATACCGGGCGGATACCCTGGACAGCGTCCTTAGAAGGAAGCGCTTTACCGATGGCATGGCGCTATTCGGTTCCGGTTGTTTCCGCCCGGTAACGTCCCGCGGAGAACAGATGGCCGATGCGCTCAGCCACGGGGTAGGTGGTAAGGTCCCAGGGCGGCAGCGGTATGTCCGTATGGGCCTGCTCGGTCCACTCCAGCCGACGCTCCAAGAGCATCTTCCCCCGCGAATCTTCTAGCCGTATGTCCAGGACCAGGGTGAGGTAGTAGGTAATATCGGGATCGGTGGGGCCCACGTCCCATTGGTGACTATCGAGCCGGCAATGCCGCACGATCACCTCCAGGGTGCCGGTCCCCGGCCGTTCCGTGCCATCCCGCGGAGGCAGGAGGCCGACGGCTCCGAGGCGTTCCTGTAGCACCTGCCGCAAATGCTCTTGGAGATCACCGGGCACCTCCCGGCAATAGGCGCGCGCGTCGCCCCCATCGGCCGCCGTTCCCTGGGAGAGGGACAGTAATCGGAGGCGGTCAAAGGGTAGGGTGGTCTGAAGTGGACCCCAAAAACTGGACAGGGGTAGAAGTAAACGGCTGAGGGGGTATGCTCAGGCTCAGAAAGGAGCCT from Thiohalorhabdus sp. Cl-TMA includes the following:
- a CDS encoding DUF2173 family protein, whose protein sequence is MARLDDILQVPGTVAAIRFLDDGSLAEQVGDISAAHADLASDMCDATNHMMQQEADLFSAYSGMRGWTPPEGWVMYGQEYSIWALGKIACIVRTTEVSHNDLYRALARLAHF